ACCTGTTCTTTATTGAGTCCCACAGTCTATAATACCCTTCCAATAATAACAGTCTGTTTCTTTTACTTCCAAACAAAACATTTCTGGCACAAGATTTGGTACTAGAAGCAAAGTCTTCCATGAATCTTGCATTCAGACAAATGCAAGAATTTTGTTTTGGTTATCTGGCTAGATGTAGTGAAAACAATGTGGTGAAAAATAATCTGGTATGGGAATCTAGTAGCTTACAGCATTTATTAGCAAAACACCTCCTTCAATCCTTGTACGTTCTCACCTGAACTCCATCGTCCATTGCAGTTAAAGTTCTGGGATAGGCTTCTTGGTCCAGGCATCACCTCCACATGAACCTCTATTCCAGCATCTATACCAAGAATTCAGCCCGATTTAAAATGATCTCCCTTTTTGAGTCAAGAACCTTCacatattatttacataaatattaccTATTTCCTGGTACATGTTTGCAAACTTCTACTACTGTTTTCATATGCAAGCTTTGTCCTGCTGCATGACTTAAATTGTTCAGTTGAGGCAATGTAGAGGTTAACTCTAGTCACAGGCCTGGAGACGTTGGGGTGGGAGAGTAGGAGGGAAGTGCTTTTGCTTCCCTGCTAATTCCCTCAGGAGAGAGTAAGGGAACCTGCAATCAGATAAACGTGGGGGTTGTTTAACAATGGAGGCTCAGTAAGAGTTGGGGATTCTGGGGACTCCCAATTCTCCAATTTACTCCCATTTCCAATCCCAGTGTTCTATGCTTTTCTGATCATGGCCCCAACCTTTACTAAGGGAACTGAGAAGGCTGTGAATTCACTGAGTTTTGTAATTTGGAAAGGTGATGGgtcaaaattttaaagtttggtTTTTAGTTGTTTTATTCTTGTGCCTGTAAAAGATAAGTACTTCCTTAAGCATTGTTACAGAAATTCCCTGGATTTCTGTCTGTGACCCAAACCAAAAATTCGAGGAATTTGGCTGTCATTTAAATGATCCCAAACAGTCATGAGTGGCCATCCTATCCCACAATTCTTGAAAtcttgtgcaatcatcaccaaaatgtaattttagaaccttttttatcacctcaaaaagaaactctgtgcccattagcagtcattccccatGTTCCCCTAAATTCCTAGGCCAAGGCtaccactaatctgctttttgtctctaGATTTGCCTAGTCTGgatatttcctataaatggaatcatacaaaatgTGGCCTTTGGTgtatggcttctttcactaagcagaatgttttcaatgttgtatccatgttgtagcatggatcagtactacatccctttttatggctaataatattccattgtatgaatagaccacattttgttcatctgttcattttggttgtttctaccttttggctattgtgaatagttctgctaTGAACATATGTGTAGAACCATCTGTCTAAAAATccattttcaattctcttggatctatacctaggagtagaattggtgagtcatatggtaactctatgtttaacctttcAAGGAATTACCAGACCattttctaaagtggctgcaTCATTGTATTTGAGGATGGAGTGCTGCTTCACATGCCCAACTTTATGGTTTGGTCAGACAACACCCAGTTTATCATGGGCAGCTCAGGTCTTAAGACCACGTGTATCACAGTCATTCCGTTTCAGTAAATAATTACAGTAAGCCAGGAGCTTTTCCTCCtggcaaattattattttttgtgtgtggaggtTTTAGCTTTAAGTTTATTTCAAATTCCAGAGGGCTGAACTGTGAGTCTCTTACTAAAGCTTGGAAAAGGCTCTGTGTAGCATCCTAATGGGATATGCCATCTCCAGAAAATGGCCCACTGAGGGTCATGCTTCTTGTTTAGTAAGCAGAGGGTTCCAAGTAAGGCAACTTGTCTTTCTCTTTGGAGGGACTGTCTCAACATGCCTCAGCCCACTGGATGCCCAGGAAGCTCACTGAGGTGTCACCTCCCTGAATTTTCAAGGGGCTTATCTCTCACCCTGTGGTGAAATATTTGCTACTTCCTAAGCATCAGGTCCGCTCTGCATGATGTCTTGGGGTACAGTGAGATTATCAAATCAGTTTCCAGGGAATCAATTATGATAATGTGCCAGAGGCTTCCTTTGATCTTTCCTTCCATTATCACCCTCAGTCCTTGAGTCAGGAAGCCCCTGTGGGAATTTTTCCAGCTACCAATTTACTGTTTATTACAAGTACGGATTCAAGAACTGGGGAGAGAGCCACAGGGTGGCTGATAGTGAAAGGGACGTGGGCTGACTCCACTTCTGACCATTGGACCACAGTGGCATTCTACTTCCCCAGCGATTAACACAGGCTAGTGCAAGCCCCTAGGAAATGGCCATGGGTCCCAGGAGAAGGCAGGAGGCAGGCTTAAAGTACACACTTGTAGCGTTACATATGCCTGGCCTCACCTTTACAGGTTCACCTCACAGGCTCTGGCCTGTGGACTGACTAGATCTGGGAATTAGATGAGGCGCTATGATTTTCCATTGTGGTGATTCAAGGCAGGATGCCTTTAGCCAGACCTAGAGTTACCGGGGTTATACAGATCATGATGGCTTACTACAGGACACTGTGATCAATTAGACACCATCAAAGATCCCTGGGGAGAAATCAGTTTGGTTCCAGCTTCCAGCCCTGCTGCCTATCATGATACCCAGGCTCATCCTGTTTCTATGAGATTTAGTGCCAGTGCTTTGTCTCTGCTGTTTGGCGTGAAGCCCGGTCGTGGAGTTCGAATTGAAGTGTGCCGTGAGCATAAACGCACACTCCGGAAAGTCTTCGTgaggggacaaaaaaaaaatgtaaaatatcctaTTCATACTGTTGTGTTTTGCCTATATGTGGAAATGATAATATTTCGGATACGCTGggttaaaaaaattcattataaaaatcattttcacctttttctttttactcttctttcaTGTTGCTGCtggaaaatttaaaagtcaacatGCAGCACGCACTCTACTCCTATTGGCCATCTGCTCTAGCTGGATGGGAACTGCAAGCAGCAAAGGGCTTTCAACCTCTCCGAGCTTTAACATGTTCACTTATTAATCAGGACTGATCCAACACCAACCTGAAAGGGTCGGTgtgagaaagcaaagaaagaagtaCTGTTTACGGAGCGTTCAGCCGTGAGCCCAGGCGCAGGCGCGGAGCTAAAACCGGAGGTGAACCAGTTACAGCTGAGGCCACGCCCACCGACTCCAGGCTGCCGGGGCGGGCGGCAGTCGCgcttccagcctgggccaaccgGGCTGGTTGAGGCTCGATGCGCACGCGCGGTCGCGCCCTCCGTACTGGCCAAGCCAACAAATCGCATTGCGCGGACTACCAGCGCGCGCCTCGGATTCCGCCCCCGGGatggccccgccccctcccgccCCGCGGCAAGGCACGCACAGGGCGGTGCGCGGGTGGGTGGGTCCTAGCAGCGCGGCCTGACGGGACCGAGGCGGCGGGAGTCTGCGGTCGGTCTCTCAGCTGTGGTCCGGGCTGCACGCACGCGGTGCAGGATAACATGGCGGATGCGGAAGGTAAGGGCTGCAGGCGTCCGGGCCGTGCTAACTCCGGGCGACTcggggagctgggggtggggggatggtaTCGGGGCCCGCGCACGCCTCCTTCTGGTTCCCGCCGGCGTGTCGGCCTCTTCTTCGCCAGGCTTTAAGCCGGCCTTGTCGCTCGGTACTGGCTCCATGGCAAGGGCGCGAGAGTGGAAGCCCCTCGTGGTGACTTAGTATGATGGGGCTCGGCTCTCTCACCTCTCTGGGGTCCGGGTCGCCGTCGAAGGACCTCTGCCGTGCTGCCCACCCTGTGGTGGTGGGGGACGTGGCAGTGTCTGTGCTGCTGCCAGCCCGGACAGCGCCGTTACAGCTCCATGCGACTAGGGGGGCAAGGGTAGTGGAAAGGGGCCGAGAAGAAAAGGAGCCGAGGGACCTCGGAGCAGGGATAGAGCTCCAAGTTGCAAGAAAGTTCTAGAGGCCACAAGCCCGTGGGGACAGTCGAGTGGTCGCTTGTGGAACTTTCCGGCCCGCTGCCTGAGTGCTTCTGTTGGGTATTTAAGCCCTGCCATAGCCACGTGGTGAACCGGAAGGGAAGCAGACACGTGCAGTAGCCTGCAGTCAGTTACCCAGCCGTGCGACCCATTTATTTGGCCTTACACACTTTGTTTTCTCGCTTACCTACGGatatacgttctgagaaatgggTCGTTAGGCGATTTCATCATTGTATGAACATCAGAGGACTCTTACACAAACCTTGATGGCACAGGCTACTACACACCTGGGCTGTATATGGTGTAGCGTatggctcctaggctacaaacctggacAGCATTGTACTGTGCGGAATGCTGTAGGCAGTTGGAACACAGCATCGAGagtttgtgtatttaaacatgtCTAAGCAGAAAAAGGACAGTGAAAATATAgcacagggctgggcgcggtggctcaggcctgtaatcccagcactttggcaagcccaggcgggcggatcacctgaggtcaggagttcaagaccagcctggctaacatggtgaaaccccgtctctactaaaattacaaaaaaattaggtgggcgtggtggtacacgcctgtaatcccagctacttgggaggctgaggcaggagaattgcttaagaaCCGGGAGACCGAGCCTGGGGAAAGAGGGTCcccccactcaaaaaaaaaaaaaaaaaaatatatatatatatatatacacacacatatatatagtacaCAAGGTTATAAGTGGTGCACCggagggcacttaccatgaatagaGCTTGCTGGGCTGGAAGTTGCCCTGGCTGAGTCGGTGACTGAATGTGAAGGCCTCAGACTGAAGACTACTGAAGACTTTGTAATCTGTATACCTAGGCTAcaccaaatttataaaaatatatttttcttcagaataaatcaaccttagcttactgtaacttcaTAAACTTTTTACTTCGACTATTGTAATAGTACTTAGCTTAAAACAAACACATTATTCAGctgtacataaatattttctgtttatatccttataagttttctatttaaatattttttaatttttttcttaaaaaaaaattttttttgttgttaactaaggcacaaacacacacaacacacacagtaGCCTTgacctacacagggtcaggatcatcaagacATCACTAGgagataggaatttttcagctctgttaTAATCTTATAGAGGCCACTGTCACATACGCAGTCTGTCCTTGCAAAACATTATGTGACATGTAACTGTAATCGTAGACCTAAAATACATTTCCTGCCTGACCTAATTTCGGTCTTTATTTTAAActcttgtttcatttattcttggGGAAAATTCCCGAatcctgtgtttgtttttttagtaattattttgccaaagaaacataagaagaaaaaggagCGGAAGTCATTGCCAGAAGAAGATGTAGCTGTGAGTAGTAATGTGTTTGACTTCACTTTGACTAAAAAGGTTTACTTAAATAACAAACTAAAAGAAAGAGGTGTTTTTAAAGGTTTCCAAGGAATGGGCCAGCATTGGTGGTCATTGTGTAGATTTGAAAAAGCATTGAAATGAGAGCCCCAGACAGTCCAAGTGTCCTTCAGGCATAGCTTACTAAGTGATGCCGGCCTTAACCAACTGCTCTCTctgaatttctcttctttatgccACCCACAGACCCACCATCCCCctttctctttaaatgtttggacCTATCTTAGTGGCATTTCACTTCCCCTCTGTACTCCTGgttcatttcttctctctctttcccttggAGGTCCCAGTGAAAATACATAGGAAgccttattttctatttaaaaggcATACATTTCCATGGCAGTAATGGAATTGTTCAAAATCGGGTGGGAAGTTTAATAGGTTATGTTTCTGTCCTGTCGAAGGAAATACAACACGCTGAAGAATTTCTTATCAAACCCGAATCCAAAGTTGCTAAGTTGGACACGTCTCAGTGGCCCCTTCTGCTAAAGGTATGTGGTTAAAATCGTGCATCAGGTGAATGCCTGCTTTTATGTTATTTCCAAGTGTTAAGCAATTGATTGAGAATGCTTACTGCTGGCATCCTTGACTTTAGGAAATGCCCACTGATACAGTTTAAAGCAGGATTCCTTAAGGTATCTGAAATGAAGAaccaagttttttaaaaaatttgcagtGCACTTGACACTGTTGTAGAATAAATATCCCCACAATGTTAAATTGCTAAGTTTGTAAACAGTTCTCAGTTTTTGTACTTAGTCCATCCTGCAGACCTATGCCAGTTTGTGGGCCACATAGTGGTACTGACTCTTTTTTTACATGTGCTCACGacatggtattttgttttgtttgtgtcgTTGCTTTGTAGAATTTTGATAAGCTGAATGTAAGGACAACACACTATACACCTCTTGCATGTGGTTCAAATCCTCTGAAGAGAGAGATTGGGGACTATATCAGGTAAGTGTTGGGAGGAGGCACTGTGCAAACttactttcttttgaaaatgctttCACACTAGCTATTCAAGAAGGCAGTGACATGCCAGAATAGCTTTGTCTTGAATATATAACCTGTACCCAcagtgaattctttttcttttaactctagATGTGTTGTTTCATTGGCGCACAGGAGTGggttatacattaatttttttttttcattctaggACAGGTTTCATTAATCTTGACAAGCCCTCTAACCCCTCTTCCCATGAGGTGGTAGCCTGGATTCGACGGATACTTAGGGTGGAGAAGACAGGGCACAGTGGTACTCTGGATCCCAAGGTGACTGGTTGTTTAATCGTGTGCATAGAACGAGCCACTCGCTTGGTGAAGTCACAACAGAGTGCAGGTatttgggagagggagggaaggactgGCTAGAGTGGAAAGCTTTCTGTATTTCCCTTCTATGTTTTGTCTGCTGGAAACTATTTCTTcgttagggaaaaaaaaaatcctaaagcaGAGATACTGTTGGTTTCTGTGTACCTTCTGTCCCCTGCCAGATCTTGGTGGTCCACCCTTTTTGGAATTCCACATACTAAGCATGTATTCATCAAGCTGATGGGATCCATTTGTAGCCTGGAGGCAGAACTCTGTCCAGGTTCAGCTCTCAGCTTGTCACTCTAGGCTTCTCACTCTGTGCCACTGCTTCTGCCTAAAGtatccttccttcatttttatctgagaaaagCCTGCTGATCTTGCAAGGCTTTTTCCAGGCAGGTTCTACACTGGGTACTCCCAACTGTCCCTGTCAGTACATTGAATTCCCAGTGAGAGAGTATCTTCATTCTTTCCTACATCATCACCATGAAATCTGTCTTCATGCAGATTTTATAGAAACACAAGGTCAAGCTGCCTGCTTTTCCTGTTGTGCAAAATGGGAGTGACTGAGCatataagaaatatgaaaaacagaaaactcagTGGCCAAACCTGACTACTCTTGTCATTTTTCAGGCAAAGAGTATGTGGGGATTGTCCGGCTGCACAATGCTATTGAAGGGGGGACCCAGCTTTCTAGGGTAAGTCTGCAATTGTAGGGAGGACACCCTTTGTTGATTTGGATCTCTGAGCCCCTAAACATCTGGAGATGGGTTAGCTGTCCTGGCTGACTCCTTTTGTGCCCTTTTCAGTCAGCTGCCACAGCCAGCCTGGACCAGTGACTGCACATTTACATTCTGATGAgggtgtttgttttgctttgtgtttgttCTTAGGCCCTAGAAACTCTGACAGGTGCCCTATTCCAGCGACCCCCACTTATTGCTGCAGTAAAGAGGCAGCTCCGAGTGAGGACCATCTACGAGAGCAAAATGATTGAATACGATCCTGAAAGAAGATTAGGTGGGTCATTAGGTCTGTGAGTGGGTATGAACACATTCTTCAGGATTCTGTTCTCTTGTTAAAAGTAGATGCCCTCGAAGTTGAAGACTTTCTGAAACCTGCGCTACAGCTGGGATATTGTCTGTGGGCAAtagtttttattatcttttgttaAACAGTGAACAGTGCCTAGTAAAGTGAGATGGCTTTTGTACTTTTTATGATGACTGCTTCTGCTggaattgaaatattttcattctgcATTTGTGTAGTTCGGTGCTTTGTTCAAAGGTGTTTTCAGCAAAGTATGTTTTGCATGTGTTTTTTACTTGTTGCAATTTTGACTGCTTAGAAGTTTCTGTTGTACAAAACATCATTTAAAAGGTTTTTCTGTTGAATCCAGAGTATTCTCCAGATTGAAGCCTACGTGTAAAATGCTACCAAATGGCAAAAAGCAACAATAAACAGTTGTattgtacttttcttttaaacatagCAATACTTAGCAGGGCTGGTCAGATTAAGTTGTCAGAAGTAAATTTAAGACAATGCCTATTTTCCGCCCATCCATGAAACATACCATGCTGAATATACCTGCAACTAAGTGTTAAAAATTCTGTTAATATCAGAATTACAGATCTTTAAATACAACAAATGCTTATATTTTAAGAAGTGGTTGCCCTTGGCATATTGTGTTAGTCATGCCCTCTGTCTGTCACCTCTAGTCTTGATGGCTCAGATGAAGGATAACCATTTCTCAACCAGTGATGTATTTATAGTAGGTGCtgcttttcttttgtgtgtatatcTTAGGAATCTTTTGGGTGAGTTGTGAGGCCGGCACCTACATTCGGACATTATGTGTGCACCTTGGTTTGTTATTGGGAGTTGGTGGTCAGATGCAGGAGCTTCGGAGGGTTCGTTCTGGAGTCATGAGTGAAAAGGTATGTGTTACGGGGCTAGAAGTTTTAGAGCTTGTTCTTAACATCTGCCAGCCTTTGGTGGCACTCCACTTGCTTCATGTTGTGGGAAAGGcgctttccaaagtgttgagtTCAGTCCAGGGCAGCTTCCCTGTTCTGTTAATTAAACTTTGGGACATTAAAATGGACTAAGGGAGATGATTGGGTAGGAAGTATTATTCTATTCATTTGCCTCCCAGCCTACAAAAATGCCTGCTTGGGATCTAATACGTCAGTGGTTAAAGATGCCTGGAAGAGCCAGGACTGAAGAGGCTGAAGACATAATGAGCTTGGACTAGTAGACAAGTTACATTCAGTTTTAGGAAGTTTGGGATCTGATGGGCCGAGATGCaaaaaaactgaattattttcatACATGGCTGCTTTTC
This portion of the Macaca thibetana thibetana isolate TM-01 chromosome X, ASM2454274v1, whole genome shotgun sequence genome encodes:
- the DKC1 gene encoding H/ACA ribonucleoprotein complex subunit DKC1; the encoded protein is MADAEVIILPKKHKKKKERKSLPEEDVAEIQHAEEFLIKPESKVAKLDTSQWPLLLKNFDKLNVRTTHYTPLACGSNPLKREIGDYIRTGFINLDKPSNPSSHEVVAWIRRILRVEKTGHSGTLDPKVTGCLIVCIERATRLVKSQQSAGKEYVGIVRLHNAIEGGTQLSRALETLTGALFQRPPLIAAVKRQLRVRTIYESKMIEYDPERRLGIFWVSCEAGTYIRTLCVHLGLLLGVGGQMQELRRVRSGVMSEKDHMVTMHDVLDAQWLYDNHKDESYLRRVVYPLEKLLTSHKRLVMKDSAVNAICYGAKIMLPGVLRYEDGIEVNQEIVVITTKGEAICMAIALMTTAVISTCDHGIVAKIKRVIMERDTYPRKWGLGPKASQKKLMIKQGLLDKYGKPTESTPATWKQEYVDYSETAKKEVVAEVVKAPQVVAEAAKTAKRKRESESESDETPPAAPQLIKKEKKKSKKDKKAKAGLESGAEPGDGDSDTTKKKKKKKKAKEVELVSE